One Nitrospirae bacterium YQR-1 DNA segment encodes these proteins:
- a CDS encoding sugar phosphate nucleotidyltransferase produces MSKRAVILAGGQGKRLKPYTVVLPKPLMPIDQYPILEIVIKQLAKSGFTHITMAVNHMAEIIKAFFGDGSKWKVKIDYSMEDKPLSTMGPLKLIKDLPENFLVMNGDILTTFNYALFYDFHIQKNSLFTIAATSRVQETEYGVLEVDGSGRLCGFREKPSVTYNVSMGIYMANRSILDYIPVGTPYGFDNLMFDFLRHGLTVNIRMFDGHWFDIGRPDDYYQAVEAFSSIRNEILGA; encoded by the coding sequence GTGTCTAAGCGGGCTGTTATTTTAGCCGGAGGTCAAGGCAAACGGTTAAAACCCTACACAGTGGTGCTCCCCAAGCCTCTTATGCCCATAGACCAATACCCAATCCTTGAAATAGTTATCAAGCAGCTTGCAAAGAGTGGATTTACGCACATCACAATGGCTGTAAATCATATGGCTGAAATAATAAAGGCGTTCTTTGGTGACGGCTCAAAATGGAAAGTAAAAATAGACTACTCAATGGAGGACAAACCGCTAAGTACCATGGGGCCTCTGAAACTGATTAAAGATTTACCTGAAAACTTCTTAGTGATGAACGGAGATATTCTTACCACATTCAATTACGCCCTGTTTTATGACTTTCATATTCAGAAAAACAGTCTTTTTACCATAGCGGCCACAAGCAGGGTGCAGGAGACAGAGTACGGTGTTTTAGAGGTGGACGGCTCAGGGAGACTCTGCGGATTTAGAGAAAAACCATCGGTTACATATAATGTCAGCATGGGAATTTACATGGCAAACAGGAGTATTTTAGACTATATCCCTGTGGGCACTCCGTATGGTTTTGATAATCTTATGTTTGATTTTTTAAGACACGGTTTAACGGTTAACATAAGGATGTTTGACGGGCATTGGTTTGACATTGGCAGGCCTGATGATTACTATCAGGCGGTGGAGGCTTTCAGCAGCATAAGAAATGAAATTCTCGGTGCATGA
- a CDS encoding NAD(P)-dependent oxidoreductase, producing MKHNILVTGSSGFIGKRLTARLLSEGYELSVFNRNCGDISSKDIIKFEHIEHVLHLAAKTFVPESWKEPYGFYNTNVMGTHNVLEFCRKHGCSMTFVSSYIYGIPKELPVNEQHPVNPGNPYSHSKYMAEELCRFYADNFKIKVTIIRPFNIYGPGQNDSFLIPAIIKQAVDTSTGTIEVMDLPPRRDFLYVEDFVDALMLTINNNTSSVYNVGAGYSLSVAEVIRTILKTLNTDKKIVSTNVTRENEINDVVADIAKIQNELNWAPRYSFDEGIAETIKNA from the coding sequence ATGAAACACAATATCCTTGTTACAGGCTCCAGCGGCTTTATAGGTAAACGGCTGACGGCAAGGCTGCTGTCGGAAGGATACGAGCTCTCCGTATTTAACCGCAACTGCGGGGATATCTCATCAAAGGATATAATTAAATTTGAACACATAGAGCACGTCTTACACCTTGCGGCAAAGACCTTTGTGCCGGAGAGCTGGAAAGAACCCTATGGCTTTTACAACACCAATGTGATGGGAACACACAATGTGCTGGAGTTTTGCAGAAAACACGGCTGCAGCATGACCTTTGTCAGCTCCTACATTTACGGAATTCCAAAGGAACTGCCGGTAAATGAACAGCATCCGGTAAATCCCGGAAATCCCTACAGCCACAGCAAGTACATGGCCGAGGAGCTGTGCAGATTTTATGCGGATAATTTTAAAATTAAAGTTACTATAATTCGTCCCTTTAATATTTACGGACCCGGGCAGAATGACTCCTTTTTAATCCCCGCCATAATAAAGCAAGCCGTTGATACATCCACCGGCACGATAGAGGTCATGGACTTACCGCCCAGAAGGGATTTCCTGTATGTGGAGGATTTTGTTGACGCCCTTATGTTGACAATTAATAATAATACATCTTCCGTGTATAATGTCGGGGCCGGTTACTCACTAAGTGTGGCTGAAGTAATACGAACAATTTTAAAAACTTTGAATACGGACAAAAAAATAGTTTCAACTAATGTTACCAGAGAAAATGAGATTAACGACGTAGTGGCGGATATAGCAAAAATACAAAATGAATTGAACTGGGCTCCACGGTATTCTTTCGATGAGGGGATAGCGGAAACTATAAAAAATGCTTAA
- a CDS encoding glycosyltransferase family 2 protein: MLKKVNIIAPVYNEEAVISDFNETLFSVLDSMTDKYRFEVIYVLDRCTDNTLTIVQELSEQNENIRVVLLSSRFGHQMSLVAGMDRCDGDAVIMMDSDLQHPPALLPVLLDKYEEGYDIVHTNRVSVENISFVKRFTSEVFYRFLNYISSVKMGENSADFRLISNKVLTVFQTQIREHNQFLRGLFHWVGFKDTVVNFNASDRTKGRSKYNFLRLIAFAIDGIVSFSKAPLKLSVFIGFILSLSSFLHGIFTIILFFINKQLPSGWTTLVVLISFIGGLQLIFMGIIGEYIAGIFDEVKRRPLYIVEKEYGHDKRHG; the protein is encoded by the coding sequence ATGCTTAAGAAAGTAAACATAATAGCCCCTGTGTATAATGAGGAGGCAGTCATTTCAGATTTCAATGAGACGTTGTTTTCAGTGCTTGATTCAATGACAGACAAGTATCGTTTTGAGGTAATATATGTTTTAGACAGATGTACCGACAACACGCTTACCATAGTGCAGGAGTTGTCGGAGCAAAATGAAAACATCCGGGTAGTATTGCTTTCGAGCCGCTTCGGCCACCAGATGTCACTTGTTGCCGGCATGGACAGATGTGACGGCGATGCGGTTATAATGATGGACTCAGACCTTCAACATCCCCCTGCACTCTTACCGGTTCTGCTGGATAAGTACGAGGAGGGATATGACATCGTGCACACAAACCGGGTAAGCGTTGAGAACATATCTTTCGTAAAGCGCTTCACATCGGAGGTGTTTTATAGATTCTTAAATTATATATCATCGGTGAAAATGGGGGAAAATTCGGCTGATTTCAGACTGATTTCAAATAAAGTGCTAACTGTTTTTCAAACTCAGATCAGGGAACATAACCAGTTTTTGAGGGGGCTGTTTCATTGGGTGGGTTTTAAAGATACGGTGGTAAATTTTAACGCCTCCGATAGGACAAAGGGCAGGAGCAAGTACAACTTTCTGAGGTTGATAGCATTTGCAATAGACGGGATAGTGTCATTTTCAAAGGCCCCCCTGAAGTTGTCGGTATTTATAGGGTTTATTTTGTCGCTGAGCAGTTTTCTTCACGGCATATTTACGATAATACTATTTTTCATAAACAAACAACTCCCCTCGGGGTGGACAACACTGGTGGTGCTTATCTCATTTATCGGCGGGCTGCAGTTGATTTTTATGGGGATAATCGGGGAATACATAGCCGGTATTTTTGATGAAGTGAAAAGAAGGCCGCTATATATTGTTGAAAAAGAGTATGGGCATGACAAGCGCCACGGATAA